One genomic region from Reichenbachiella ulvae encodes:
- a CDS encoding rhodanese-like domain-containing protein: MGLLELFGIGKKRKAAMIEALKNGAVIVDVRSQGEFMGGHVDGAKNIPLDSIGSKMKELKASGKPVVFCCASGMRSGMATSQAKSAGIEAYNGGGWMSLNGVMQSI; encoded by the coding sequence ATGGGATTACTCGAGTTATTCGGAATAGGTAAAAAAAGAAAAGCAGCGATGATAGAAGCATTAAAAAACGGCGCTGTGATCGTGGATGTACGTTCGCAGGGTGAATTTATGGGAGGACATGTAGATGGAGCGAAAAATATCCCTTTGGATTCTATAGGTTCAAAAATGAAAGAATTAAAGGCAAGTGGTAAGCCTGTCGTGTTTTGCTGTGCTAGCGGTATGCGCAGCGGAATGGCGACTAGTCAGGCCAAATCTGCCGGTATCGAAGCATACAATGGCGGTGGCTGGATGTCTCTCAATGGCGTGATGCAGAGCATCTAA
- a CDS encoding YeeE/YedE family protein, with the protein MKFIKFLVTGIFFGIVLSKTEVISWFRIYEMFRFESFHMYGVIGSAVIVGAISIALIKRFHLRGLDGMEMNIEPKENGFKALLIGGSIFGMGWAMTGACPGPMFIIAGHGAPVFLVVILGATVGAFLYGLLRKYLPH; encoded by the coding sequence ATGAAGTTTATCAAGTTTTTAGTTACAGGAATATTTTTTGGTATTGTACTGAGCAAAACAGAAGTGATCTCGTGGTTTCGAATCTATGAGATGTTTCGCTTCGAGTCTTTTCATATGTATGGAGTGATCGGATCGGCAGTGATCGTCGGGGCGATATCCATTGCTTTGATCAAGCGCTTTCATCTGCGTGGACTGGATGGGATGGAAATGAATATCGAACCGAAGGAAAATGGCTTCAAAGCCCTCCTGATTGGCGGTAGCATCTTTGGTATGGGCTGGGCGATGACAGGTGCATGTCCGGGTCCGATGTTTATCATCGCAGGACACGGCGCTCCGGTCTTTTTAGTCGTGATCCTAGGCGCTACGGTGGGTGCTTTTCTTTACGGATTGTTGAGGAAGTATTTGCCGCATTAG
- a CDS encoding rhodanese-like domain-containing protein translates to MYENIDEVEFAEKFEADDNAVLLDVRTQQEWDSGYIKGAIMLDFFNPEFPKEVEKLDKSKNYYIYCRSGNRSGQACGLMEGMGFDGELYNLEGGIMSWTGDLEY, encoded by the coding sequence ATGTACGAGAATATCGATGAAGTAGAATTTGCCGAGAAATTTGAAGCGGATGACAATGCGGTCTTACTGGATGTAAGGACACAGCAGGAGTGGGACTCAGGATACATCAAAGGCGCCATCATGCTGGACTTTTTCAATCCGGAGTTTCCTAAGGAAGTGGAGAAGCTGGATAAGTCGAAAAACTACTACATCTACTGTCGCAGCGGCAACCGCAGCGGCCAGGCCTGTGGCTTGATGGAAGGCATGGGATTCGATGGAGAACTGTACAATCTCGAAGGCGGGATCATGTCCTGGACAGGAGATTTGGAATACTAA
- a CDS encoding YeeE/YedE family protein: MEWISQPWPWYVGGPLIAGVLVALMYFGKRFGISSNLETMCSIAGAGRWVDYFRVDWKQNVWNLVFVLGTLIGGYISHVYLTPDTAVAISESTKESLIQYGIANPGADYLPLEIFSWDNLMTLQGMIMLLGGGILVGFGTRYAGGCTSGHAITGLSNLELPSLVAVIGFFIGGLLMTHLILPHLLTL; this comes from the coding sequence ATGGAGTGGATAAGTCAACCATGGCCCTGGTATGTGGGTGGGCCGTTGATCGCAGGGGTTTTAGTAGCCCTGATGTATTTTGGAAAACGATTCGGGATCTCGAGCAACCTGGAGACGATGTGTAGCATCGCCGGTGCGGGTCGCTGGGTCGATTACTTCCGGGTCGACTGGAAGCAAAACGTTTGGAATTTGGTCTTCGTTCTGGGGACCTTGATAGGTGGGTATATATCGCATGTTTATTTGACTCCTGATACTGCAGTAGCGATCAGTGAGAGTACTAAGGAGAGTCTGATTCAGTATGGGATAGCGAATCCTGGTGCAGACTACCTGCCGCTAGAGATTTTTTCGTGGGACAATCTGATGACCCTGCAAGGGATGATCATGCTACTGGGAGGAGGTATCCTAGTAGGGTTCGGTACGCGCTATGCCGGGGGGTGTACCTCTGGACATGCCATCACGGGCCTTAGCAATCTGGAGCTGCCTTCGTTGGTAGCCGTCATTGGTTTTTTTATCGGAGGATTGTTGATGACACATCTAATCCTTCCTCATTTGCTTACCCTATAA
- a CDS encoding energy transducer TonB → MKKIILLAFILSLGFSVTAQEQDYTFEQLEVQPEFKGGMSEFFKYIAKNMHYPADARNEGVQGKVLVQFVVTKTGEIDDNSIEVKQGLYPSLDEEAIRLIKECPDWIPGRITKKGEAAPTRLVIPIHINLR, encoded by the coding sequence ATGAAAAAGATAATTCTTCTTGCATTCATCCTCTCTTTGGGATTTTCAGTAACAGCCCAAGAACAAGATTATACATTTGAGCAACTTGAGGTACAGCCAGAATTTAAAGGAGGAATGAGCGAATTCTTTAAATATATCGCTAAAAATATGCACTATCCAGCTGATGCAAGAAATGAAGGAGTTCAAGGAAAAGTGCTTGTCCAATTTGTGGTAACTAAAACAGGAGAAATCGACGACAACTCAATAGAGGTCAAACAAGGATTATATCCATCTCTAGATGAAGAAGCTATCAGACTAATAAAAGAATGTCCAGATTGGATACCAGGAAGAATAACAAAGAAGGGTGAAGCAGCACCAACTAGACTGGTTATACCAATCCATATTAACCTGAGATAG
- a CDS encoding TPM domain-containing protein: MNKKFTFSEEDKKVVKEAIESLENESSGEIVIYFARSSDDYSEASWKLSAILGVAGLALLGCLSWLWMLPENFTLLNTSIYISALMAAGFLLLLFVPKLRLGFIPDEVVAHRVLTKARDMFLQEEVFTTIDRTGILIYVSELEHQVQVIGDKGINQKIQPSDWTEVVGLVIEGIKGNQTAKGLANAVLKCKDLLLANGFVVRPDDTNELSDEIRIEE, from the coding sequence ATGAATAAGAAATTTACATTTTCAGAAGAAGATAAAAAAGTAGTAAAAGAGGCCATCGAAAGCCTCGAAAACGAATCCTCAGGAGAAATCGTCATCTATTTTGCTCGCTCGAGCGACGACTATTCGGAGGCCAGCTGGAAGCTATCCGCCATACTCGGTGTGGCAGGCTTGGCACTATTGGGCTGCCTGTCCTGGCTATGGATGCTCCCAGAGAATTTCACCCTGCTCAACACCAGCATCTACATCAGTGCATTGATGGCCGCTGGATTCTTGCTACTACTTTTCGTGCCCAAACTCAGGCTGGGCTTCATTCCCGACGAGGTGGTAGCCCATCGCGTGCTCACCAAGGCCCGCGACATGTTCCTGCAAGAGGAAGTATTCACGACGATCGACCGCACGGGCATCCTCATCTACGTGAGTGAACTGGAGCATCAGGTACAGGTGATCGGAGACAAAGGGATCAACCAAAAGATACAACCCAGCGACTGGACCGAAGTGGTAGGTCTGGTAATAGAAGGAATCAAAGGCAATCAAACGGCCAAGGGTCTGGCCAATGCCGTGCTCAAATGCAAAGACCTGCTCCTGGCCAACGGTTTCGTCGTACGACCCGACGATACCAATGAGCTTTCGGATGAGATTAGGATTGAGGAGTAA
- a CDS encoding type II toxin-antitoxin system RelE/ParE family toxin — protein MALQVNWSPLAQDKRKSILAFWIENNGDHSYSLKFNSLFKEATTQLSKFPYIGRPSDIPGVRIKIVRDYLLFYEDTKFTIEILTIWDSRQDPTNLKIDS, from the coding sequence ATGGCTCTCCAAGTAAACTGGTCACCTTTGGCTCAAGACAAGCGAAAGAGCATTCTTGCGTTTTGGATAGAAAACAACGGCGACCATTCATATAGTCTCAAATTCAATTCCCTTTTTAAAGAAGCAACCACACAGCTTTCCAAGTTCCCGTACATTGGACGACCATCAGATATACCAGGCGTTCGAATCAAAATCGTAAGAGATTACCTTCTCTTCTATGAAGACACCAAATTCACCATCGAAATATTGACCATTTGGGACAGCAGGCAGGATCCTACAAATTTGAAGATTGATAGTTAA